From Suncus etruscus isolate mSunEtr1 chromosome 6, mSunEtr1.pri.cur, whole genome shotgun sequence, one genomic window encodes:
- the TSSK3 gene encoding testis-specific serine/threonine-protein kinase 3, producing MEDFLLSNGYQLGKTIGEGTYSKVKEAFSKKQQRKVAIKIIDKMGGPEEFIQRFLPRELQIVRTLNHKNIIQVYEMLESSDGKIYLVMELAEGGDVFDCVLNEGPLPESRAKALFRQMVEAIRYCHSCGVAHRDLKCENALLQGFNLKLTDFGFAKVLPKSRRELSQTFCGSTAYAAPEVLQGIPHDSKKGDVWSMGVVLYVMLCASLPFDDTDIPKMLWQQQRGVSFPTHLGISAECQDLLKRLLEPDMILRPSIEEVSWHPWLAST from the exons ATGGAGGACTTTCTACTCTCCAATGGGTACCAGCTGGGCAAGACCATTGGGGAAGGGACCTATTCAAAAGTCAAAGAAGCATtttccaaaaaacaacaaagaaaagtggCAATTAAAATTATAGACAAGATGGGAGGGCCAGAAG AGTTTATCCAGAGATTTCTGCCTCGGGAACTCCAGATTGTCCGTACCCTGAACCATAAGAACATCATTCAGGTGTACGAGATGCTGGAATCTTCTGATGGGAAAATCTACCTGGTGATGGAGCTGGCAGAGGGAGGGGATGTTTTTGACTGCGTGCTGAATGAAGGGCCGCTGCCTGAGAGCCGGGCCAAGGCCCTCTTCCGCCAGATGGTTGAGGCCATTCGCTACTGCCACAGCTGTGGTGTGGCCCACCGGGACCTCAAGTGTGAGAACGCTTTGTTGCAGGGCTTCAACCTGAAGCTGACTGACTTTGGCTTCGCCAAGGTGTTGCCCAAGTCACGCAGAGAGTTGAGCCAGACCTTCTGCGGCAGCACAGCCTACGCCGCCCCTGAGGTGCTGCAGGGGATTCCTCACGATAGCAAGAAGGGCGACGTGTGGAGCATGGGCGTGGTCCTGTACGTCATGCTCTGTGCCAGCCTACCTTTTGACGACACAGACATTCCCAAGATGCTGTGGCAGCAGCAGAGGGGGGTGTCCTTCCCTACTCATCTTGGTATCTCGGCCGAATGCCAGGACCTGCTCAAGCGACTCCTGGAACCAGACATGATCCTCCGGCCTTCAATTGAAGAAGTTAGTTGGCATCCATGGCTAGCAAGCACTTGA
- the FAM229A gene encoding protein FAM229A yields MRSARPEPVTMRRFYWTVAPGRPADTCPAPPGPERPRAARAQAAASSLGPATASVRAPRGLDMSAQEAPQGRRFPIEAGDSPGLAAAAAPESQDSPEPVATEHNPVRPLRRCPGCHCLTLPYVPIDVYLAMGGSPRARAT; encoded by the exons ATGAGGTCAGCGCGCCCCGAGCCGGTCACAATGCGACGCTTCTACTGGACGGTCGCACCCGGGCGCCCCGCAGACACCTGCCCGGCTCCGCCTGGACCGGAGCGTCCTCGCGCGGCCAGGGCTCAGGCAGCTGCTTCCAGCCTGGGACCGGCTACGGCCTCCGTCAG AGCGCCCCGGGGCCTGGACATGAGTGCCCAGGAAGCCCCTCAAGGTCGGAGATTCCCCATTGAAGCCGGAGACTCCCCTGGCcttgccgccgccgccgccccagAATCCCAGGACAGCCCGGAGCCGGTGGCTACGGAGCACAACCCGGTCAG GCCGCTTCGACGCTGCCCCGGCTGCCACTGCCTGACGTTGCCGTACGTGCCCATCGACGTCTACCTGGCTATGGGCGGGAGCCCCCGGGCCCGCGCCACCTGA